A region of Acidobacteriota bacterium DNA encodes the following proteins:
- a CDS encoding Fur family transcriptional regulator: MTNPSDHLLRANGLQVTAQRIAVLRAVSSHPHATVDELICDVREVIGAISRQSVYDTLNVLVEKNLIRRIQPAGSAARYEDRVDDNHHHLICRGCRKTFDIDCAVGSAPCLVAKDDHGFEIDEAEIIFWGYCPACREASTST, translated from the coding sequence ATGACAAACCCTTCCGACCACCTTCTCCGCGCCAACGGCCTGCAGGTCACCGCGCAGCGGATCGCCGTCCTGCGAGCCGTTTCGTCGCACCCCCACGCAACCGTTGATGAGCTGATCTGCGACGTGCGAGAGGTCATCGGTGCGATTTCCCGCCAGTCGGTGTACGACACCCTCAACGTGCTGGTCGAAAAGAATCTGATCCGCCGGATTCAGCCGGCGGGATCCGCGGCTCGCTATGAGGACCGGGTGGACGACAACCACCACCACTTGATCTGCCGAGGTTGCCGCAAGACCTTCGATATCGACTGTGCCGTGGGATCGGCGCCTTGTCTCGTCGCGAAGGACGACCACGGCTTCGAGATCGATGAGGCCGAGATCATCTTCTGGGGCTACTGTCCAGCTTGCCGAGAGGCGTCTACAAGCACCTGA
- a CDS encoding DUF819 family protein — MESTPLITNDAVVLGILSVILAFVFKTSSSDSPFWKKFYVFFPSVLACYFLPSVLSTLGIISGETSNLYFVASRYLLPASLVLLTLSIDIPGIIRLGPKALIMFFTGTVGIVVGGPLALLLFSWISPDLLGVDGPDAVWRGMTTVAGSWIGGGANQAAMKEVFGVGDRIFSVWVAVDVIVANIWMACLLIAAGRSKEIDAKTGADASAIEDLKERVSAFQKKHARIPTTTETMMIVAVGVGVTGASHFLAERIAPWLGEVAPILARFSLTSTFFWLVVFATTAGLILSNTKLKNLEGAGASRIGTVFLYFLIASIGMKMDLKAILEYPQLFAVGGLWMLIHATLMIVVAKIIKAPVFFLAVGSQANVGGAASAPVVASAFHPALATVGVLLAVFGYALGTYAAWMCGQILRVIAGA, encoded by the coding sequence ATGGAATCGACCCCTTTGATCACCAATGACGCCGTGGTGCTCGGCATTCTGAGCGTCATTCTGGCCTTCGTCTTCAAGACCTCTTCGAGCGACAGTCCGTTCTGGAAGAAATTCTACGTCTTCTTCCCGTCGGTCCTCGCCTGCTACTTTCTGCCGTCGGTGCTGAGCACCCTGGGCATCATCTCCGGCGAGACCTCGAACCTCTACTTCGTCGCCTCGCGCTACCTGCTGCCGGCGAGCCTGGTGCTGCTGACCTTGTCCATCGACATTCCCGGCATCATCCGCCTGGGACCGAAAGCGCTGATCATGTTCTTCACCGGCACCGTCGGTATCGTAGTCGGCGGTCCGCTGGCGCTGCTGCTCTTCTCCTGGATCTCGCCGGACCTCCTCGGAGTGGACGGCCCGGACGCCGTGTGGCGCGGCATGACCACCGTCGCCGGTAGCTGGATCGGTGGCGGCGCCAATCAGGCGGCGATGAAAGAGGTCTTCGGCGTAGGCGACCGCATCTTTTCGGTGTGGGTGGCGGTGGACGTGATCGTCGCCAACATCTGGATGGCCTGTCTGCTGATCGCCGCCGGCCGCTCGAAGGAAATCGACGCCAAGACCGGCGCCGACGCCTCGGCGATCGAGGATTTGAAAGAGCGCGTCTCGGCCTTCCAGAAAAAGCACGCCCGCATTCCCACCACCACCGAGACGATGATGATCGTCGCCGTCGGCGTCGGAGTGACTGGCGCCTCGCACTTCCTGGCGGAACGCATCGCCCCGTGGCTCGGCGAAGTCGCGCCGATCCTCGCCCGCTTCAGCTTGACCAGCACTTTCTTCTGGCTGGTAGTGTTCGCCACCACCGCCGGGCTGATCCTCTCGAACACCAAGCTCAAAAACCTCGAAGGCGCCGGCGCCTCGCGCATCGGCACCGTGTTTCTCTACTTCCTGATCGCTTCCATCGGCATGAAGATGGACCTCAAGGCGATCCTCGAGTACCCACAGCTCTTCGCCGTCGGCGGCCTGTGGATGCTGATCCACGCCACCCTGATGATCGTGGTGGCGAAGATCATCAAGGCACCGGTGTTCTTCCTAGCCGTCGGCAGCCAAGCCAACGTCGGCGGCGCCGCCTCGGCGCCGGTGGTGGCCTCGGCGTTCCACCCGGCCCTCGCGACGGTGGGCGTGCTGCTGGCCGTCTTCGGCTACGCCCTGGGCACCTACGCGGCGTGGATGTGCGGGCAGATCTTGCGGGTGATTGCGGGGGCCTAG
- a CDS encoding 3-isopropylmalate dehydrogenase, which produces MNPSHLKPSDRRPQRIAIIPGDGIGKDVTAEAVKVLDAVKGRWDLPLELVHLPWDADRYLDTGETLPEGALEDFRDHYSAIFIGAYGDPRVPDMKHAADILLGIRFGLDLFINLRPIKLFDERLCPLKAKGVADIDMVVFRENTEGAYVNVGGNFKRGTADEVALQEEVHTRKGVERIIRAAFDYAVAHGRREVCMADKSNVMRYGHDLWQRAFAEVAEEYPSIETSHYFVDALTMQMIRKPESFDVIVTNNMFGDIITDLGAALQGGLGVAASANLHPGQTSMFEPVHGSAPKYAGTDRANPFGAVLSAALMLDSIGHGEAAQAMENAVKEMIASGRTTADLGGSMGTKAVGDALAEALAVGEAVLG; this is translated from the coding sequence ATGAACCCGTCCCATCTCAAACCTTCCGATCGGCGGCCACAGCGCATTGCGATCATTCCCGGCGACGGCATCGGCAAGGACGTCACGGCCGAGGCCGTCAAGGTGCTCGATGCGGTGAAAGGGCGCTGGGATCTGCCGCTCGAGCTGGTCCACCTGCCGTGGGATGCGGACCGCTATCTGGACACCGGCGAAACCCTGCCGGAAGGCGCTCTCGAAGACTTCCGGGACCACTACTCGGCCATCTTCATCGGCGCCTACGGCGACCCCCGGGTGCCGGACATGAAGCACGCGGCGGACATCCTGCTGGGCATCCGCTTCGGCCTGGATCTGTTCATCAACCTGCGGCCGATCAAGCTGTTCGACGAGCGCCTCTGCCCGCTCAAAGCCAAGGGTGTGGCGGACATCGACATGGTGGTCTTCCGGGAGAATACGGAGGGGGCCTACGTCAACGTCGGCGGCAACTTCAAGCGCGGTACCGCCGACGAAGTGGCGCTGCAAGAAGAGGTGCACACCCGCAAGGGCGTTGAGCGCATCATCCGGGCGGCCTTCGACTACGCCGTTGCGCACGGCCGGCGGGAGGTCTGCATGGCGGACAAATCGAACGTCATGCGCTACGGCCACGACCTCTGGCAGCGCGCCTTCGCCGAAGTGGCGGAGGAGTACCCCTCGATCGAGACCAGCCACTACTTCGTTGACGCCTTGACCATGCAGATGATCCGCAAGCCGGAGTCCTTCGACGTGATCGTCACCAACAACATGTTCGGGGACATCATCACCGACCTTGGAGCGGCCCTCCAGGGCGGCCTGGGTGTCGCCGCTTCGGCCAACCTCCACCCGGGCCAGACCTCGATGTTCGAACCGGTCCACGGATCCGCGCCCAAATACGCCGGCACCGACCGCGCCAACCCCTTCGGCGCCGTCCTCTCGGCGGCCCTGATGCTCGACTCGATCGGTCACGGCGAGGCCGCCCAGGCGATGGAGAACGCTGTCAAAGAGATGATCGCCAGCGGCCGCACCACGGCGGACCTCGGCGGGTCGATGGGGACGAAAGCGGTGGGGGATGCGCTGGCCGAGGCGCTGGCGGTGGGGGAGGCGGTTCTGGGCTGA
- a CDS encoding class I SAM-dependent methyltransferase — MAVRREVNRQLTGDPDQLFIARFLERLSAPAERALSVGCGTGELERGVANLGAARQVEGVDVSAASLAEARRQAEVEGLADRVTYHQASAGDWLGRCAPGSYGLIFFHGSLHHIEDLEVVLAGAARALAGASPGLLYVDEYVGPSRDEWRDEHLAAARRLFERIPKRLRRTPAVWPPIAMEDPTEMVRSSEIPELLRERFEVLEEHPYGGPALLPLVSAIRGSALEHPEVAPVLREALTADPALSFYSIFVARPRAMKKPTGP, encoded by the coding sequence ATGGCGGTCCGCCGGGAGGTCAATCGCCAGCTCACCGGCGATCCCGACCAACTGTTTATCGCTCGATTCCTTGAACGACTCTCCGCTCCCGCGGAGAGAGCGCTGTCGGTGGGCTGTGGCACCGGCGAGCTGGAGCGCGGCGTGGCGAATCTCGGAGCGGCTCGGCAGGTGGAGGGCGTCGACGTTAGCGCGGCCTCCTTGGCGGAGGCTCGCCGCCAGGCCGAGGTAGAGGGGTTGGCCGATCGAGTGACCTACCACCAGGCCAGCGCCGGCGACTGGCTCGGTCGGTGCGCGCCTGGCTCCTACGGCCTGATCTTCTTTCACGGCAGCCTGCACCACATCGAGGACCTGGAAGTCGTGCTCGCTGGTGCGGCGCGGGCGCTTGCCGGAGCGTCGCCGGGCCTGCTCTATGTGGATGAGTACGTGGGACCGTCGAGAGATGAGTGGCGAGACGAGCACTTGGCGGCTGCGCGCCGCCTCTTCGAGAGGATCCCAAAACGCTTGCGCCGGACCCCGGCGGTCTGGCCGCCGATCGCGATGGAAGATCCCACCGAGATGGTTCGCTCCTCGGAAATCCCCGAACTGCTCCGTGAGCGGTTCGAAGTCCTCGAAGAACACCCTTACGGCGGGCCGGCGCTGCTGCCGCTGGTTTCGGCGATTCGTGGCAGCGCCCTCGAGCATCCTGAAGTCGCTCCGGTACTACGCGAAGCGCTCACGGCTGATCCTGCTCTTTCTTTCTACTCGATCTTCGTAGCGCGGCCCCGAGCAATGAAAAAGCCGACAGGGCCATAG
- the katG gene encoding catalase/peroxidase HPI, with the protein MKCPVTHGAQARGTAANQRWWPKLLNLNVLHQNPPQCCPTSDDFDYAAEFKTLDLDAVKADVMAVMTDSQDWWPADYGHYGPLFIRMAWHAAGTYRLGDGRGGAGSGTLRFAPLNSWPDNANLDKARRLLWPIKQKYGRKLSWADLMILTGNCAHESMGLKMFGFAGGREDVWGPEEDIDWGPETEWLGDQRYSGDRDLQKPLGAVQMGLIYVNPEGPNGKPDPVAAARDIRETFGRMAMNDEETVALIAGGHTFGKVHGAADADAHVGREPEGADLAEQGLGWKNSHGTGKGADTITSGLEGAWTSQPAKWDHGFFDNLFNFEWELTKSPSGAHQWTPKNPEAQGTVPDAHDPSKTHAPMMLTTDLALRFDPIYEPISRRFHENPDEFADAYAKAWFKLTHRDMGPVSRYLGPWVPQEQQLWQDPIPAVDHESIDDHDIATLKAKILDSGLSISRLVLTAWASAATFRGTDLRGGANGGRIRLAPQKDWEVNDPKELLDALSALAKIQSEFNNSQTGGTRVSLADLIVLGGCAAVEQAAKNAGHDVAVPFSPGRTDASAEETDAESFSYLEPTADGFRNYLGNGNTRPAEELLVDRAQMLTLSAPEMTVLVGGMRVLNANTEPDGHGVFTDRPETLTNDFFIHLLDMNTQWAPSATDEGVFEGRDRHTGAVRWTGTRVDLVFGSNSQLRALAEVYASDDAKEIFVQEFVAAWGKVMNLDRFDLD; encoded by the coding sequence ATGAAGTGTCCCGTGACACACGGTGCGCAGGCGCGCGGCACCGCCGCCAACCAGCGCTGGTGGCCGAAGCTGTTGAATCTGAACGTGCTGCATCAGAACCCGCCTCAGTGCTGTCCGACGAGCGACGATTTCGACTACGCCGCGGAGTTCAAGACCCTCGACCTGGACGCCGTCAAAGCGGACGTTATGGCGGTGATGACCGATTCGCAGGACTGGTGGCCGGCGGACTACGGTCACTACGGGCCGCTCTTCATCCGGATGGCCTGGCACGCTGCCGGCACCTACCGCCTCGGCGACGGCCGCGGCGGCGCGGGCTCCGGCACCCTTCGCTTCGCACCCCTCAATAGCTGGCCGGACAACGCCAACCTCGACAAGGCCCGTCGCCTGCTGTGGCCGATCAAACAGAAGTACGGCCGCAAGCTCTCCTGGGCCGACCTGATGATCCTCACCGGCAACTGCGCCCATGAGTCGATGGGCTTGAAGATGTTTGGCTTCGCCGGCGGTCGCGAAGACGTCTGGGGACCGGAAGAGGACATCGACTGGGGACCCGAAACGGAGTGGCTCGGAGACCAGCGCTACAGTGGCGACCGCGACCTGCAGAAGCCCCTCGGCGCGGTGCAGATGGGCCTGATTTACGTCAACCCCGAGGGACCGAACGGCAAGCCGGACCCGGTGGCCGCCGCCCGGGACATCCGGGAGACCTTTGGCCGTATGGCGATGAACGACGAGGAGACGGTTGCCCTGATCGCCGGCGGTCACACTTTCGGCAAGGTGCACGGCGCCGCCGATGCGGACGCTCACGTCGGCCGCGAACCGGAAGGCGCGGATCTAGCGGAGCAGGGCCTTGGCTGGAAGAACAGCCACGGCACCGGCAAGGGCGCCGACACCATCACCAGCGGCCTGGAGGGCGCCTGGACCAGCCAGCCGGCGAAGTGGGACCACGGCTTCTTCGACAACCTGTTTAACTTTGAGTGGGAGTTGACCAAGAGCCCCTCCGGCGCCCACCAGTGGACGCCGAAGAATCCGGAGGCCCAGGGCACCGTGCCGGACGCCCACGATCCGTCGAAGACCCACGCGCCGATGATGCTCACGACCGACCTCGCCCTGCGCTTCGACCCGATCTACGAGCCGATCTCGCGCCGTTTCCACGAGAATCCGGACGAATTCGCCGACGCCTACGCCAAGGCCTGGTTCAAGCTGACCCACCGCGACATGGGTCCCGTTTCCCGCTACCTCGGCCCCTGGGTGCCGCAGGAACAGCAGCTCTGGCAGGACCCCATCCCCGCGGTGGACCATGAGTCGATCGACGACCACGACATCGCCACCCTGAAGGCGAAGATCCTCGACTCGGGTCTCTCCATCTCGCGTCTGGTGTTGACCGCCTGGGCGTCGGCGGCCACCTTCCGCGGTACCGACCTGCGCGGCGGCGCCAACGGCGGCCGCATCCGCTTGGCCCCGCAGAAGGATTGGGAGGTCAACGACCCGAAAGAACTGCTGGATGCCTTGTCCGCCCTGGCAAAAATACAAAGCGAATTCAACAACTCGCAGACCGGCGGCACGCGAGTCTCCCTCGCCGACCTGATTGTGCTGGGCGGCTGTGCCGCCGTCGAGCAGGCGGCGAAGAATGCCGGACACGATGTAGCGGTGCCTTTCTCACCGGGTCGTACCGACGCCTCAGCGGAAGAGACCGACGCCGAATCCTTCTCCTACCTCGAACCGACGGCGGACGGCTTCCGCAACTACCTCGGCAACGGCAATACTCGGCCGGCCGAGGAACTGCTGGTCGACCGAGCCCAGATGCTGACCTTGAGCGCTCCGGAGATGACGGTGCTGGTCGGCGGCATGCGAGTTTTGAATGCCAATACCGAGCCGGACGGCCACGGGGTCTTCACCGACCGGCCCGAGACGCTGACCAACGACTTCTTCATCCACCTGCTGGACATGAACACCCAGTGGGCGCCGTCCGCGACCGACGAGGGCGTGTTCGAAGGCCGCGATCGCCACACCGGCGCCGTCCGATGGACCGGCACGCGGGTCGATCTCGTCTTCGGCTCAAACTCCCAGCTTCGCGCCCTGGCCGAGGTCTACGCCTCGGACGACGCGAAGGAGATCTTCGTCCAAGAGTTCGTGGCGGCCTGGGGCAAGGTGATGAACCTGGATCGCTTCGACCTCGACTGA
- a CDS encoding L-histidine N(alpha)-methyltransferase translates to MKRSSNNRIREGIRDWPAKRSFLRGIYNEVTDTGLVASVVDNWVEKHEKKDVTNQFYDTFRRWGDSRPTSRRSQDFWDWIIKNHCLNVRAPQLWTCSISQFISYFPPSEADVGIAVGQLIDDPRSELDNQTRRILRKRFIEDFEGKGLYNAQLFPEYTFNLSENVTFEGPHTGIPKGQIQHFQFYTVPEAAMAWKKLVDSENYRLYLDCLVSLEMVSESDIWLERISDGRHNVAIVLGGGGSPEKDWIIAKSLLRATDRLDLYITDISLYMLKDSARVLQRRISKMSLEDRLIPQYKIYDFLKLDEQMPRAESWESVIWVLVGGSMGNVPNERDFFRSINGPSRTGDLLIVGIDTFSEETDEELADRMVSQYKSKELDSLLLTPLLGRLEETDKNNDCAVEVKLIGEHHENPLSEVPHSRTAVFFTNVDNGRDSKEVILASSTRYTIRSFLDYAKRFGWRHLTTARASESSTYSQVLLEKFR, encoded by the coding sequence ATGAAACGATCGTCCAACAATAGGATTAGAGAGGGTATTCGTGACTGGCCGGCAAAAAGGTCATTCTTGCGAGGAATCTACAATGAAGTCACTGACACCGGACTTGTTGCCAGCGTAGTAGACAACTGGGTCGAGAAGCATGAGAAGAAAGATGTCACCAACCAATTCTACGACACCTTCCGCCGGTGGGGAGATAGTCGACCGACATCGAGGAGATCCCAAGACTTTTGGGACTGGATTATTAAGAATCACTGCTTGAACGTTCGCGCACCACAGCTCTGGACCTGCTCAATTTCTCAGTTCATATCTTACTTTCCACCCTCTGAGGCTGACGTCGGAATCGCTGTAGGACAACTCATTGATGACCCAAGATCTGAACTTGACAATCAGACGCGGAGAATACTCAGAAAACGATTCATAGAGGACTTCGAAGGGAAAGGTCTCTATAACGCTCAGCTCTTTCCAGAATACACATTCAATCTCAGCGAGAACGTTACCTTCGAAGGACCACATACAGGAATACCCAAGGGACAGATACAGCATTTCCAATTCTACACCGTCCCTGAGGCTGCCATGGCCTGGAAGAAGCTAGTCGACTCCGAGAACTACCGATTGTATCTAGACTGCCTGGTGTCCCTCGAAATGGTGAGCGAGTCTGACATTTGGCTTGAGAGGATTAGCGATGGGAGACACAACGTCGCTATTGTCCTGGGCGGTGGAGGATCACCTGAAAAGGACTGGATCATTGCCAAAAGTCTACTTCGAGCGACGGATCGACTCGACCTCTACATTACTGACATAAGCTTATACATGCTCAAAGACTCAGCACGAGTCTTGCAACGCCGTATTTCCAAAATGAGCCTTGAAGATCGCCTAATACCTCAGTACAAAATATACGATTTCCTAAAGCTAGATGAGCAAATGCCTCGAGCCGAGAGCTGGGAGTCAGTAATTTGGGTACTGGTGGGTGGTTCGATGGGTAACGTGCCGAATGAGCGCGACTTCTTTCGCTCCATTAATGGCCCCTCAAGAACTGGAGACCTACTTATTGTCGGCATCGACACCTTTTCCGAGGAAACAGATGAAGAACTAGCAGATCGCATGGTGTCCCAGTACAAAAGCAAGGAACTAGACTCCCTCCTTCTGACGCCACTCCTAGGACGACTTGAGGAAACAGACAAGAACAATGATTGCGCTGTAGAAGTCAAGCTGATTGGAGAACATCATGAGAATCCTCTCAGCGAAGTTCCTCATTCTCGAACGGCAGTCTTCTTCACAAATGTCGACAATGGAAGAGACTCGAAAGAAGTCATCCTGGCAAGCTCAACCCGGTACACGATTCGCAGCTTCCTAGACTATGCAAAGAGGTTTGGGTGGCGTCACCTTACGACAGCAAGAGCCTCGGAATCCTCTACGTACTCACAAGTACTATTGGAGAAGTTTCGATAG